In Flavobacterium sp. GSB-24, the genomic window AAAAGAAATTAGATTCGGTCCTCAAACTGATGAGCATGATTATGAGTTCAAAAGAAAGAACGCTGAAAAATTCTTAAAAGAAGGAGCTAAATTAAAAGCTTTCGTTTTCTTTAAAGGACGTTCTATTATTTACAAAGATCAAGGTCAGATTCTATTATTACGTCTTGCTCAAGATTTAGAAGAACATGGTAAAGTTGAAGCTATGCCTGTTTTGGAAGGAAAGAGAATGATTATGTTCATTGCTCCGAAGAAAAAGAAGTAGTTCTCAGTTTATAGTCTCAGTGTTCAGTTCTGAACTTGAAACTACAAACTTGAAACAAAAAAATAAGTAAGTAAGAATAAATTAAAACACTAGGAAAAATGCCTAAAATGAAAACAAAATCTAGCGCTAAGAAACGTTTTAAAGTTACTGGCTCTGGAAAGATTAAAAGAAAGCATGCTTTTAAAAGTCATATCTTGACTAAAAAATCTAAAAAACGTAAATTAGCTTTGACACACTCAGCGCTAGTTCACTCTACAGATATGAAAAGCATCAAACAACAATTAAGAATTATCTAATAATTCTTTAGGTTAAAAAATTATTTATATAACCTTGGAGTATGGCTTTCAAGTTCCTTTGATTCAATTCAGGACGCCTGCTACAAAAACACATTTAAAATTATGCCAAGATCGGTAAATTCAGTTGCTAAAAGAGCAAGAAGAAAAAAAATAATGAAGCAAGCCAAAGGTTTCTTTGGTAGACGTAAAAACGTTTGGACAGTTGCTAAGAACGCGGTAGAGAAAGCAATGAGCTATGCTTACCGTGACAGAAAACAGAATAAAAGAAATTTCCGTTCATTATGGATTCAACGTATCAACGCTGGAGCTAGATTAGAAGGAATGTCTTATTCTCAATTCATGGGAAAAGTTAAAGCTAACGGAATCGAATTGAACCGTAAAGTTCTTGCAGATTTAGCTATGAACCACCCAGAAGCTTTCAAAGCAATACTTAATAAAGTAAAATAAACGTTTTATAAACTCAATTTAGATTACTTACTTATCATAAAAAAACCATCCTTTAAGCGGGATGGTTTTTTGTTTTTATACAGCTGCTATAATTTTATTAGTTTATGAATTAAAATATTAGATTAAATTTACTTAAAACTATAATCTCAAATGCACAATACAATTTTAGATCATATCCAGAAGTTTGTTCCACTCGAGCCATCCGAAATTGACATACTTGAATCATGCTTAACTATAACACAGATTAAGAAAAAGAATCTAGTTTTACAAGAAGGGCAAGTTTGCAATACTATGTATTTTATTGTAAAAGGATGCATGCGTCAGTATATTATCAATTCTAAAGGGACAGAACAAACGTTACAATTCGCCATTGAAAACTGGTGGATAACAGATTATTTAAGCTACCACAATCACATACCCTCTCATTTCTACATTCAAGCAGTTGAAACTACTGAAGTTATTGCAATTGAAAAATCAGTTTTAGAGTCACTGCTTGCGCAAATTCCGAACCTTGAAAGATACTTTCGAATTGTAGCTCAAAAAGCATTTGGCGCCGCGCAGATGAGAATTAAATTTCTATTTACAATGTCTGCAGAAGAACGATATAACCATTTTAATAATCTAAATCCAGATTTTGTACAAAGGGTTCCTCAATACATGCTTGCCTCCTATTTAGATTTTTCAGCTGAATTTATGAGTAAAATAAGAGCTGGAAAAGTGTGATCTTAATTTCTTGAAGTAGTTCAAGTTTTTAAAAGTATGCATTACTGACCTTTGTAATGAACTTTTAAAACATATAAAAATGAAACCAAGAATTGTTATCCCGAATGTTGCTCCAGACGCTTATCAAGCTTTAATGAATTTAGAGAAATATATTTCTACTACCTCACTAACTCCAGTACATAAAGAATTAATTAAGATTCGTGCATCGCAAATCAATGGCTGTGCATTTTGTATAAATATGCATACCGCTGACGCTAGAAAACATGGAATTTCTGAACAGAGAATCTACCTAATAAGTGCATGGCGTGAAGCTGATGTTTATACGGAAGAAGAAAAAGCAATTTTAGCTTTGACCGAACAGGTAACCCAAATTAGCAATCATGTTTCTGATGAAGTTTACCAAAACGCAGCACAATTTTTTGACGAAAAATATCTTGCTGAAATCATCCTTGCCATTATCACAATTAACTCTTGGAATAGACTTGCTATTACAACTGGGTTGAGAGCTGTATAATTTATAAGGATAAATTTACAAGCCTAAAACTCTGCAAAGCCCTTTGTTTAAAAGGGCTTTTTGTATTTATCTATAAATGAGAATTAAAAAAATCGTAATTTAAAAATAATTAAAAATACCGTATTTATACTCTTTTGAGATTTCTATAAATATTTATTTTTGGCACATGATTCCAAAAAGAGCGCAAATAATTACTTGTTTAATAACTGCTTTGTTAATGCTTACATCTTGTCGAAAGCAAAATGTCGATAGCTCAAAAAAAATAAACAGAGAAATCGAAATTAAGGAGATCATAAGTAAAGCAAATAAGTTTTACAATAATTATAATAATACTGACAGCGCTTTTTTCTACTACAACAAAGCAAGAGTTGCCTGCAATCTTAAAAAAGATCTTAAAAGTTATGTTTCTTGCATGTACTACATGGCCGAAATCCAACAAGACCATGAAGATTTTGTTGGAAGCATTAAAACAGCAATGGAAACAGTTCCGCTTTTAGATGAATTAAACAACTCTGATTATATATGGAATATCTATAGTGTTTTGGGAAGGAATTATTATTACACCTATGACTATCCAACTGCAATATATTATTACTCTAAAGCTTTTACGTTAAAAACTAATAAAATAAATAAACTCGAAGCAAAAAATAATATCGCTGTTATTTACATAAAACAACAAAAGTTCGACAAAGCACTTCCTATTTTTGTTTCAATCAGTAATGAAAAAATCGTACAACAAAATCCTGAAAACTATTCTAAAATATTAGATTATATAGGTTATTGTTATTATAAACTCAAGAATTCAAAAGCATTGATTTTTTTTGAAATGAGTTTAAAAATAAAGTCTAAAGCAAATTATATAGAGGGTTTAGGCAGGACCTACTATAATCTCGCCGAATACTATCAAAATGATAAAGCCGATTTAGCAATGAAATATGCAAAATTAAGTTATAAAAACTATACACTATCGGGCAATACTGACGACCGCTTACTTGCTTTAAAATTTATCATAGAAAATAGTTCTGATATTGATTCAAAAAAAAATGCTCTACTTTACACAAGAGTAATAGATAGTATTTTTGAAGTAAGACAAAGAGCTAAAAATCAATTTGCAAAAATTAAATATGACTCAAAAAAAGAAAAAGAAGAGAACTTAAAATTAAAAGCTCAAAAAATTAAAAATAAACTTCAAATAGTAAAACAGCAAAGCAAAAACATTGTATCATATATCATAATCGTATTAGCCTCATGCCTAATTGTTTTTCTTTATTTTTTTTTAACACTACGAAATAATCGTCAAAAAATTGAAGCAACTTATCAGAGCGAAATCAGAATTTCAAAAAAATTGCATGATGAATTAGCTAATGATATTTACCACACAATGGCATTTGTCGAAAACAGAAATCTTACTTCTCCAGAAAACAGAAATCATTTATTAAAAAAACTAGACAATATCTACTCCCGAACAAAAAATATTTCTAAAGACAATACTCCTGCCATTAGCGATCACAATTATGTAGCTTCGCTAAAAGATATGATATCAGGATTTGACACTCCAAATATTAATATTTTAATAAATGGTCTCAATACTATTAACTGGGATAAAATTAATGAAGATAAAAAAACATCCATTTACCGAACTATACAGGAATTGTTCGTAAATATGAAAAAGCATAGTGATGCAAGTTTAGCAGCAATAACATTTAAAGTACTGGAGAATATTATAATTATCACTTACACGGATAACGGAAAAGGAATCGATAAAAATAAAATGATATTAAGAAATGGTTTGAGCAATATTGAGAATCGAATTCATGCTGTTAGAGGTGATACTGAAATTCATTCCGGTTTAGGAAAAGGTTTTAAGGTTATAATTAAAGTTCCAGTATAATGATTAAGAACTTGTTTCTATTTCGCTTTTTTCAAAAAAAACACATTATATTTTGCTTGCTAATCTTCGGTATAATTTTGGCAACGATCTTTTATATACAGCTTTCTAAGGCAAAAAACGATAAAGTACTACACATCAACACCGATCGTTCAGTTGCAATTAAACAAATGATGGAAAAATCTAATGCTTTTTGGTATTCAGGAAAAAATGATAGTGCCCTTTTTTATTTCAATAGAACACAATTGTTATGTTACCCAAAAGCAGATTATGCAGATTATTATGTTGGTTCATTAAACAATATGGTCGAAATTCTCCAACAAAATGGTAATTATAACGAAGCAGAAACCACACTTATAAAAGCATTCCCTTACTTAGAAAAAACTACCAATGTAAAATATGCCGTTAACGCTTATACCTTCATGGCTTACAACTATTTGTATATGTACGATTATGAAAAAGCGTTGTATTATCATAGAAAAGCATTAAAAAAAGCAATCTCTACATTTAGGAAAGCGAGAATATTGTCTGAAATTGCATTTGCATATATGCACCAGAAAAAATATCAAGAGGCGGTAAATTTATTAGAACCTATATCTAAGTGCAAGATTGCAGATAAAATCACCCCTTCAAATACAAATGCTCAACGTGCAGCTATTCTATATAATCTAGGTCTTTCTTACTTAAGACTAGGAGACCACAAAGATGAGGCATTGAAATGCTTTAACGAAAGCCTAGAATTAACCCTAAAACTCAATGACGATTATGAATTAATCGGCAACTACTACGCTTTTTATTTGTTTTATTCAAAATACCACAATCCTGTATTAAAAAAAATTAACGCAGAAAAAGCTTACTATTGTGCAAAAAGCGCAAAATCTGTAACAAATGAAATCAACATGTTAGCTTCCCTAATCGAAGCGGATAATGCTGAAAATTCAAAAAAACACTGGAAAGTTTATAGTAAAAAAATTGACAGTCTTATTGTTAGCAGAAAAAAAGCAAAAAATCAATTTGCCAATATAATATACGATTCTAAAAAAGACAAAGAAGAAAATTTAGAGCTCAAAACTCAAAAATTAGAAAATGAATTAGAGCTGCAGAGACAAAAAAACAGAAGCTTTATTTCTTACATTATCATATCTTTCTCCATTTTCATATTGCTTTTTTTAATCTTTTATATAACCTCAAAAGGCAAAAGGGAAAAAAAAGATATCATATATAAAAGTGAAATGCGAATTTCAAATAAATTACATGATGAACTTGCCATAAATGTCCACCAAACTTTATTATTCGCAGAAGATAATGATCTGGAAAATGAAGAAAATAAAGAAAAATTACTTTATCACTTGAATAACATTTACTCAAAAACACGAAACATTTCAAAAGAAAATAGTCAAATTCCAACAGATGATCGATATGTAGCAATTTTAAAAGAAATGATTTCAGAGTATAGATCTAAAGATGTCAATATTATCCTAAATGGTTTTGATGTCGTTTTTTGGAATACAATCGAAAAAAATAGAAAAATAATACTCTATAGAATTTTACAGGAGCTTTTATTTAATATGAAAAAGCATAGCGATGCAACTTTGATAAGCATTATACTAAAAATAAATAACAAAAGCCTTACTGTAGTATGCACTGATAACAGTACTGAAATTACGACTAAAGATACAATTTTAGAAAAAAGACTACAAAATGTGGAAAACCGTATTAAAACAATAAAAGGAACTATTAATTTTGACAAAAATACAGAAAGAGGTTTTAAAATAAGTTTCACATTCCCTATATAAGATTTAAATATGTTTAAAAAAGTTTTAGTTGCCGAAGATTTAGACAGTATCAGCATCGCTGTAGTTCAAGTTCTGGAAGAATTAGAGGTTCCGGTAATTGACCATGTAAAATATTGTGATGAAGGTTTACTCAAAGTAAAAAAAGCTTTATTGGAAAAAGAGCCTTACGATCTCTTAATTACCGATTTGTCATTTAAATTAGATCATAGAAAAGCCGACTTAACAAGTGGAGACGAACTAATTGAGGCTGTAAATCATGTTCAGCCTGAATTAAAAAAAATTGTTTTTTCTATCGAAGATAAAAGCTATAGAATCAAAACTCTTTTTAATGAATTGGGTATTAATGCATACGTTTCTAAAGGACGAAACAGTATGACTGAGCTAAAGAATGCCGTTGAAAGCACATACAATAATGAGGAAAGAATACTTTCTTCTGATTTATCTTTTAGCTTTAATGATAAATCTTTGATTGAAATTGAATCATATGACATTTCGATCTTAAAACTTCTTTCACAAGGATATATTTTAGAAAGTATTTCTAAAGAATTTAAAGATTTATCTATTACTCCTAATGGAACGAGCAGTATTGAGAAGAGAATCAATAAATTAAAAATATATTTTAAAGCAAATAATAATGTGCATCTAATTGCAATAGCTAAAGATTTTGGCCTAGTATAAATTGATGAGCTTTACGGTTTTCCGTAAGGATTACAACTTTGATAGATATACATTTGTAAATAACCTACTAACCTTCTAATGAAACCAAAAAATAAAGCTATTATTTTATTTGCAAAAATTAACACAACTCAAAATAAAATTATTATGAAAACAATGCTTCTTTGCCTTTTTTTATCAATTAGTTTTGCTTTAGTTTCTGAAAAAACAGGCTGGCTGGAAATCGATTGGAAAATAATTTTTATTCCAGCTTTACTTGTTTTACAAATCATCATTATTGGTACTGCCTTAAAAAACAGATATAAAAAACACTAGGTAATTCTAAGAGAGGTATGATATTCATATTATAGGAAATATCTATATTTGATTTCATTTTTAATTGTACATGAAAAACGTTCTAAGCCTTCTCTTACTATTATTTACATTTTTATCATTTGCTCAAACCAAAGTTCTATCTTGGAATATCGAAAATTTTGGTAAGTCAAAATCCGATATTGAGCTAAATTATATTGCTAAACAAATTTCAACTTACGACATAATTGCAATTCAAGAGGTAGTCGCTGGAAATGGCGGTGCCCAAAGCGTCGCTAAACTTTCTGAACTACTAAATCAAAAAGGATTTAAATGGAATTATAGTATCAGTGATCCTACAGCGAGCAGTAGTTATAAAACTGAGCGATACGCTTATATTTGGAAAACAAACAAGGTCAAATTGAAAAATAAGCCTTGGCTCGAGAAAAAATACAACTTAGAAATTGACCGAGAACCTTATTTTGCTACTTTCGAGATTAATAAAAAAGCGATCACTCTGGTTAATTTTCATGCTATAACTAAAAAAAAACAGCCCGAAACTGAAATTAAATATTTTAAATTCTTACCAAATCAATATCCGAATTTAAACTTGGTTTTTTTAGGTGACTTCAATTGTCCCGAAAAACATACTGTTTTTAATCCGTTAAAAGGAATGGGGTATTTATCGGTATTCAAAAATCAAAAAACCACACTTAAGCAAAAATGTAAAAACAATGTCTGTCTAGCTTCTGAGTTTGACAACATATTTTACAAAGATTCCAATTTAAAGCTTATTAATTCAGGAGTTATTAAATTCTACGAAGATTATGATTCTCTACAAAATGCTAGAAGAGTTTCTGATCATATTCCGGTTTGGTTTGAATTCTCCTTAAACTAAAATTAGGTTTTAAGCTTCTTTTTTCTAGCAGCAGGAAATAATACATTATTCAAAATTAATCTGTATCCTGGAGAATTAGGATGCAAATCTAACACAGTCGGCGGATCTCCTACTTGATGTTGAAAATCTTCTGGATCATGGCCTCCAAAAAAAGTAAACATCCCTTTTCCTTTTTCACCATGAATATATCTAGATTCTCCATTTAATTCGCAAGTTCCCATTATGAGAACATTAGATTTTATTAATGAAGTATCAAAAGAAGTCGTTTGTCCCATAAAACCTTTTACTAATTGCGTATGATTTTGACACAACATACTAGGAATTGGATCCCATTTTGCAGAAAATTCCATTAAAGTAAAATAATCCTTATCCATCACGATACGCCTTTTGGTAGTCATATCGATATCTGAAAATTCATAAACTTCAGGTTTTCTTTCTAAAGTAAAGTTTTTAAAAGCAAAAGAATTATTATAATTTAGTTTTGACTGGTAATTTGATTCACTTGGATCACCATCAAACATTGTTTCGCAAATATCTACTCCGTCTGCTGCAAGTGCAATATCAAAACTATCCGTTGCAGAACACATTGCAAACATAAAACCACCACCAATAACAAAATCTCTAATTTTGTTGGCAACAGCACCTTTTTCTTGAGATACCTTATCATATCCTAATTTTGCTGCAAGTGCTTCAGCATCTTTTTTCTGATCGATATACCAAGGGGTATTTTTATATGCAGCGTAAAATTTTCCATACTGACCTGTAAAATCTTCATGATGTAAATGCAGCCAATCGTATAACAAAAGCTGGTCGCTTAATACTTCTTCGTCATAAATTGGTGTAAACGGAATTTCGGCATAAGTTAAAACCAGCGTTACAGCATCGTCCCACGGTTGTTTCCCTTTTGGTGTGTATACTGCAATCTTTGGAGCTTTTTCTAAAATTACCGACTCCATATTTTGAGAAGGACTCGAAATTTCATTTAAGATAGAAGTTTGTTCACTATCTGAAATTACTTCAAAGCTAACTCCCCTAATTTTACATTCTTTTCTAATCTCCTCAGCATCTGGCAACAAAAAAGAACCACCACGATAATTTAAAAGCCAGCTTGCTTTGTAATCTCTGCTTAAACACCAATATGTTATACCATAAGCCTTTAAGTGATTTTGCTGTGTAGTTTCGTCCATCGGAATTAAGATAAACGATGCTCGAGCACTAAATGTAATTAGTAGTATAAAAATGTAGAATAAACTCCTATTCATCCGAAAATTATTTTAGTAAAGATATAAAGGAAGAATCTAAAAAAAGAATCGTGAGATTTTTTTCTGGCATAATAGAATGTTAAATATAAAAACAGGGGTAAATACCTGATTTACAATATTAAAAAAAACAGGTAAAAACACCTATAGTGTGGCAAAATATTCTATATACATTTGCTATCCCAGGTCATAAAACTAATCAATGCAAAAAAAATCAACCACCATGAAGTTTAATGATAGTAATAACCAAGAAAAGGGTATGAATATAATTCAAAAAATAGGTCTATGTGTTCTTGTCATAACAATCATCTTATATTACGTATTGTCAATTCAATTTTTGACAGCGTAATATTTTAAATTGTTAGAACAGCTAAGTCATTTTGAATGGCGTATACTACTAAGCCTGCAATATTTCGTGATTCTGTTTTGAGCAGTAAATTATTTCTGTGTCCTTCTATAGTTCTTGGACTTAAAAAAAGATGATCTGCAATTTCTGCAGTTGTTTTCTGCTGACAGATCAATTGCAGGATTTCCACTTCACGAGGAGAAAGAAAATTAGTTTCTAAACCGCCTTTTGAATTCTTAGGAGAAACTATTGTTTCTTGAATTGTTTTTAAAACGCTTTCGTTATAATAAAATCCTTTTGCAGCTACTTCATTAATAGTGTGTATTAAATCTTTTGGGGTGGTATTTTTTATTAAATAAGCAACCGCACCTACCTGAATCATATTGGCAATAAATGATTTTGTATCATAACTTGTCAGAGCAATGATCTTAATGTCTGGAAACGATTTCCTTATAATTTTTGTAGCTTCGACACCATTTAAAACTGGCATCTTTAAATCCATTATAATAATGTCGGGCTTAATTTCATTTTTATTTAACTGAGAAATAAGTTCATCTCCGTTTGAAGCTTCAAAAAGAACATCAAAATTTTCTTCTCTCTGCAATAAAAAAGAAATTCCTTTTCGAAACAAAATTTCATCATCGACTAGGGCAATTTTAATAGCAGCATTCATTTAATTTGATTTTGGTCGTTTGTTTTGGTATGCCGAATTTACGAAATATCATTTATAAAAAGTCCATTTAGCTTGTTTTATTGAGTAAAAATCTTATTTTAATAGAAAAACTAGATTAAAAAGTAAAATTTACTGCGATTCCGTTATTAATTTCAGAAGTAATTTTTATAGTTCCTTCCAAAAACGATATACGGCTGTCAATATTTTTCATTCCAAGTCCTTTTTGATTTTCAGCATTTGCACTATCAAAACCAACTCCATTATCTTCATAATCACAAATATTTATTCCATCTCTATTAATAAATGAAATCCATATTTCTGTTGCTTTTCCATGTCGCATTGAATTATTCATCAACTCTTGTAAAATTCTAAAAACATGTAAATGTCGATCGATATCTTTATCATCAAAATCGATTTCATTTTTATAATGTGTTTTTACAGATTTACTAGTTTCAAATTCTTCACACAACTCTTCTATACCAGCATTTAAACCGAATTTTTCAAAAACCGGCGGTAATAAATTATGAGCTATTTTTCTAGAATTTTCTAATGCCTTCGTTGTTAAATTAATGATGTTCTCTGTAATTTCTGCCGTTTCTGTTTCCGTAAGATTAGGAGCAGTAAGTAAATGACTGTTGAGAGAAACAATATTTAATTTTGAACTAATATCATCATGAAGGTCTTGTGCAATTCTTTTACGTTCTTCTTCTTGAGTAATTATAATCGCATGGAGCTGTTCTTTTTGATATTGAAGGACTAAGTCTTTTTTCTCTAATTCTTTTTGAATGATTTTTTTTCGGGAATAGTAAAAGAATATAATTAATGCAACTGCAACAACTATAAAAAAAAGGGATATATATAATATAATTGCAACTAGCTCTTTATCAGGAATTGAATGGGTGTTCATATGTATTTATTTATGGTACACAATTACAGACTAACCTTGTAAAACTTTTTTTCTTGAAAAACTGACCTTCCATTCGTACATAATAAAAAGATAATAGACTATATTTAAAAATGCATTAAACATCCAGCTTAAATATTTTACATCGTTATTCAAGGTAGAAGTAAGATTACCTATAATAAACAATACTGTACTTGACAGTAAATAAATGATTATTCCCATACTTGCATAGTAATATGTTTTATTTTCGGTAAGCATATTATAGAAATGAAGTAATGCAAAAACAACAATCAACAATGATGTTAATGTAATTTCAAATAAATTAAATTTCAAAAATTCCTGTGGATCATTAACAAATTGTATTGTTAGTACAAGCAAAGCCACAATAAGACTAACTTTTACAAATTGTTTTTGGATTTTTATTTTTAAAATTGAATAATAAAACAAACCCAGAAATATCATTTGACCTATAAAAAAAGTATTTACGAGAAATAAATTATTCATTTTAAGGTGAAAGAGTGTCTCCATTGATATTTGCATAAGAAATGCAAAAGCTAGGTAACTAACAAAAAAAACATTAGCTTTTTCCTTTCGGAAAAAGCTATATGCATATAATATTAGATTAATTAATAAAATGGAATAACCTGAATATATTAAAAAATCAGCCATTATTTTTTACTTAAAATATTTAAAATTAAAATGGAGGGCTCGGACGTGAACCATCATAAACAACATCTCCTCCGTTTTCAACGCCGTCACCAGGTCCGTAAACATCAACGTACTTACCAGTTTTTTCGTCGTATTTAGCACCAACAAAAAGTAAAGTTTTTTCATTATCATCATTAATACCAATATATGCACGAACAGCTTCGGTATTAAGTTTTAAAACCAGTTCTAAACTTTCTCTTGGTATCAAATAAGATTTAACTTTTTTCGCACGATCTTCGACAGTAGTATCGTCGTCATACTTTTTCTCCCATTCTTTGGCAGTAGACAAGGGAACCCTGATAGGCCCTGGAAAAGCTTCTTCATTCATAATTTAAATTTGTTATTGGTTAATAATCTAAAAAAAATTAATAGTTTATAATTGGTTTGGCTAAACTACTGATTTTAATTAAAAAATTAACATTCAAACATAAAAAAAGCCTTAAAATTAAGGCTTTTATATTTTATTAGAATGGAACATCGCTGTCATCATCATCATCGTTCAAATTACTTCCAAAAGCTTCATTAGCCGAAGGTAAATTTTTGGTTATAAAAGGGTTATCATCATGATTCATTTTTGAAGGTAAATCATCATAACCTCCCGTAAAGTCTTCTAAATTATCGAACTTACCAAGATGTCCAAGGAATTTCAAACGAATATTCTCCAAACCACCATTACGGTGTTTGGCTATAATAAATTCTGCCTGACCAGCTGTAGATGATTGTTCGTCATCATCCCATTCTTCAATTTTATAATATTCAGGACGATAAATAAACGATACGATATCGGCATCCTGCTCAATCGCTCCAGATTCACGAAGATCCGAAAGTAAAGGTCTTTTACTAGATCCACGCGTTTCAACGGCACGCGACAACTGCGAAAGTGCAATAACCGGCACGTTTAGCTCTTTTGCCAAAGCCTTTAAGTTTCGGGAAATTGTAGAGATCTCCTGCTCACGGTTTCCTCCCCCTTTACCACTACCTCCAGCAGTCATTAACTGCAAGTAGTCAATAATAATTAATTTAATTCCGTGCTGTGAAGCCAAACGACGACATTTTGCACGTAAATCGAATATCGAAAGCGAAGGTGTATCATCAATAA contains:
- a CDS encoding response regulator transcription factor; the encoded protein is MNAAIKIALVDDEILFRKGISFLLQREENFDVLFEASNGDELISQLNKNEIKPDIIIMDLKMPVLNGVEATKIIRKSFPDIKIIALTSYDTKSFIANMIQVGAVAYLIKNTTPKDLIHTINEVAAKGFYYNESVLKTIQETIVSPKNSKGGLETNFLSPREVEILQLICQQKTTAEIADHLFLSPRTIEGHRNNLLLKTESRNIAGLVVYAIQNDLAVLTI
- a CDS encoding histidine kinase codes for the protein MNTHSIPDKELVAIILYISLFFIVVAVALIIFFYYSRKKIIQKELEKKDLVLQYQKEQLHAIIITQEEERKRIAQDLHDDISSKLNIVSLNSHLLTAPNLTETETAEITENIINLTTKALENSRKIAHNLLPPVFEKFGLNAGIEELCEEFETSKSVKTHYKNEIDFDDKDIDRHLHVFRILQELMNNSMRHGKATEIWISFINRDGINICDYEDNGVGFDSANAENQKGLGMKNIDSRISFLEGTIKITSEINNGIAVNFTF